One region of Streptomyces capillispiralis genomic DNA includes:
- a CDS encoding glutamate racemase — protein sequence MKIALMDSGIGLLAATAAVRRLRPDADLVLSLDPDGMPWGPRTPEDLTERALAVAEAAAAHRPDALIVGCNTATVHALTALRARLEPGLPVIGTVPAIKPAAAGGGPLAIWATPATTGSPYQRNLIEEFAGGVTVTEVPCWGLAEAVERADETAIDAAVAAAAELTPDDVTTVVLGCTHYELVAERIRAAVQRPGEPPLALHGSAGAVAAQALRRLGERPAPGAPASGTLTVLLSGREGPLPVPALTYAEGRLLQKAAPARTAQ from the coding sequence GTGAAGATCGCGCTCATGGACTCCGGAATCGGACTGCTGGCGGCCACCGCCGCGGTACGGCGTCTCCGCCCCGACGCCGATCTCGTCCTCTCCCTCGACCCCGACGGCATGCCCTGGGGACCCAGGACCCCGGAGGACCTCACCGAGCGCGCCCTGGCCGTCGCCGAGGCGGCGGCCGCACACCGGCCCGACGCCCTGATCGTCGGCTGCAACACCGCCACGGTGCACGCCCTCACCGCCCTGCGGGCCCGCCTGGAACCAGGGCTGCCGGTCATCGGCACCGTCCCCGCGATCAAACCGGCCGCGGCCGGCGGCGGCCCGCTGGCGATCTGGGCCACCCCCGCCACCACCGGCAGCCCCTACCAGCGGAACCTGATCGAGGAGTTCGCCGGCGGCGTCACCGTGACCGAGGTGCCGTGCTGGGGCCTCGCCGAGGCGGTCGAGCGGGCCGACGAGACGGCGATCGACGCCGCGGTCGCCGCGGCCGCCGAACTCACCCCGGACGACGTGACGACCGTCGTCCTGGGCTGCACCCATTACGAACTGGTCGCCGAGCGAATCCGCGCCGCCGTGCAACGCCCCGGCGAACCGCCGCTCGCCCTGCACGGCTCCGCCGGCGCGGTGGCCGCCCAGGCCCTGCGCCGCCTCGGCGAACGGCCCGCCCCCGGGGCGCCGGCGAGCGGCACCCTGACGGTGCTGCTGAGCGGAAGGGAGGGCCCGCTCCCGGTGCCCGCCCTCACCTACGCCGAGGGCCGGCTGCTCCAGAAGGCCGCTCCCGCCCGGACGGCGCAGTAA
- a CDS encoding glycosyltransferase, which yields MWSAAGSLAAWAWLLLCQGWFWRTDVRLPPSREPRAWPSVGVVVPARDEAAVLPSSLPSVLAQDYPGRAEVFLVDDGSTDGTGQLARELARRHGGLPLTVDSPGEPPAGWTGKLWAVRHGIGLARARDPEYLLLTDADIAHAPDSLRRLVAAARGGDFDVVSQMARLRVESSWEKLVVPAFVYFFAQLYPFRRIGRPGSRTAAAAGGCVLLRAETAERARIPDAIRHAVIDDVALARSVKRGGGRVWLGLADGVDSVRPYPRLRDLWRMVSRSAYAQLRHSPLLLAGTVAGLALVYLVPPVAAVAGAATGSAAPAVLGATAWLVMTGTYVPMLRYYRLPPWLAPLLPFTAFLYLLMTVDSAVRHLRGRGAAWKGRTYARPDAVPDEG from the coding sequence ATGTGGAGTGCCGCCGGATCACTCGCCGCCTGGGCGTGGCTGCTGCTGTGCCAGGGCTGGTTCTGGCGTACGGACGTGCGGCTGCCGCCGTCGCGGGAGCCGCGGGCGTGGCCGTCGGTCGGTGTCGTCGTGCCCGCGCGCGACGAGGCGGCCGTGCTGCCGTCGAGCCTGCCGTCGGTGCTCGCCCAGGACTATCCGGGCCGGGCGGAGGTCTTCCTGGTCGACGACGGCAGTACGGACGGCACGGGTCAGCTCGCCCGTGAGCTCGCGCGGCGGCACGGCGGGCTGCCGCTCACCGTGGACTCCCCGGGCGAACCGCCCGCCGGCTGGACGGGCAAGCTGTGGGCGGTGCGGCACGGCATCGGGCTGGCGCGGGCGCGTGACCCCGAGTACCTGCTGCTGACGGACGCCGACATCGCGCACGCCCCGGACAGTCTGCGCCGGCTGGTGGCGGCGGCCCGGGGCGGGGACTTCGACGTCGTGTCGCAGATGGCCCGGCTGCGGGTGGAGAGCTCTTGGGAGAAGCTGGTGGTGCCGGCCTTCGTCTACTTCTTCGCGCAGCTGTACCCGTTCCGCCGGATCGGCAGGCCGGGGAGCCGGACGGCCGCGGCGGCAGGCGGCTGTGTGCTGCTGCGCGCCGAGACCGCCGAGCGGGCGCGGATCCCGGATGCCATCCGGCACGCCGTCATCGACGACGTGGCCCTCGCCCGCTCCGTCAAACGCGGCGGCGGTCGCGTGTGGCTGGGTCTGGCGGACGGGGTGGACAGCGTGCGTCCGTATCCGCGGCTGCGCGATCTGTGGCGCATGGTGTCGCGCAGCGCGTACGCGCAGCTGCGGCACAGCCCGCTGCTGCTCGCCGGTACGGTCGCCGGGCTGGCGCTGGTGTACCTGGTGCCGCCCGTCGCGGCGGTCGCGGGCGCGGCGACCGGAAGCGCGGCGCCGGCGGTCCTCGGTGCGACGGCGTGGCTGGTGATGACAGGCACGTACGTCCCGATGCTGCGCTACTACCGGCTGCCGCCGTGGCTCGCTCCCCTGCTGCCGTTCACGGCGTTCCTGTATCTCCTGATGACGGTGGACTCGGCGGTGCGGCACCTCCGGGGGCGCGGTGCGGCCTGGAAGGGCCGCACCTACGCGCGCCCGGACGCCGTGCCGGACGAGGGCTGA
- a CDS encoding 3-hydroxybutyrate dehydrogenase: MTAPRALPTPHASSLDLGGRTALVTGAAGGIGRACALRLAAAGAKVRAVDRDATGLEALAGAARGLTGTVEPHLLDLTDLDAAELAAAGTDVLVNNAGLQLVRPIEEFPPEVFHTVLTVMLEAPFRLIRGALPHMYGQGWGRIVNVSSVHGLRASAYKSAYVAAKHGLEGLSKTAALEGAPHGVTSNCVNPGYVRTPLVEKQIADQARAHALPEDRVLSEVLLKDSAVKRLIEPEEVAEAVAYLCGPGASFVTGTSLVMDGGWTAH, encoded by the coding sequence ATGACCGCGCCCCGTGCCCTTCCCACCCCCCACGCCTCCTCGCTCGACCTCGGCGGCCGCACCGCCCTCGTCACCGGTGCCGCCGGCGGCATCGGCCGCGCCTGCGCGCTGCGGCTCGCGGCCGCCGGGGCCAAGGTGAGAGCCGTCGACCGGGACGCGACCGGACTGGAGGCGCTCGCCGGAGCGGCCCGGGGCCTCACGGGGACCGTCGAGCCGCACCTCCTCGACCTCACCGACCTTGACGCCGCGGAACTCGCCGCCGCCGGCACCGACGTGCTGGTCAACAACGCCGGACTCCAACTGGTCCGCCCCATCGAGGAGTTCCCGCCCGAGGTCTTCCACACGGTGCTCACCGTGATGCTGGAGGCCCCGTTCCGGCTCATCCGGGGCGCCCTGCCCCACATGTACGGCCAGGGGTGGGGCCGCATCGTCAATGTCTCCTCGGTCCACGGTCTGCGCGCCTCGGCCTACAAGTCCGCCTATGTGGCCGCCAAACACGGCCTGGAGGGACTGTCCAAGACCGCCGCCCTCGAAGGCGCGCCCCACGGTGTCACCTCCAACTGTGTGAACCCCGGCTATGTGCGCACCCCACTGGTCGAGAAGCAGATCGCCGACCAGGCCCGCGCGCACGCCCTCCCCGAGGACCGCGTCCTGTCCGAGGTGCTCCTGAAGGACAGCGCCGTCAAGCGGCTCATCGAACCGGAGGAGGTCGCCGAGGCGGTGGCCTACCTGTGCGGCCCGGGGGCCTCCTTCGTCACCGGCACCTCGCTGGTCATGGACGGCGGCTGGACCGCGCACTGA
- a CDS encoding NUDIX hydrolase: MATPDFIRTLRASAGHQLLWLPGVTALVFDDEGRVLLHRRSDTRKWSVIGGIPDPGEQPAACAVREVEEETAVRCVVERVVLVQALDPVTYANGDMCQYMDITFRCRAVGGEARVNDDESLEVGWFDVDALPELNEFAQLRIKQAVSDAPTWFDPTGSS, from the coding sequence ATGGCTACTCCCGACTTCATCCGCACCCTGCGCGCCTCCGCCGGTCATCAGCTGCTGTGGCTCCCCGGGGTCACCGCGCTCGTCTTCGACGACGAGGGGCGGGTGCTCCTGCACCGCCGCTCGGACACCCGCAAGTGGTCGGTCATCGGCGGCATCCCCGACCCGGGGGAGCAGCCGGCGGCCTGCGCCGTGCGGGAGGTCGAGGAGGAGACCGCGGTGCGCTGTGTCGTCGAGCGGGTCGTACTGGTGCAGGCCCTGGACCCGGTGACGTACGCCAACGGCGACATGTGCCAGTACATGGACATCACCTTCCGCTGCCGTGCCGTCGGGGGTGAGGCACGGGTCAACGACGACGAGTCGCTGGAGGTCGGCTGGTTCGACGTGGACGCGCTGCCGGAGCTGAACGAGTTCGCGCAGCTGCGGATCAAGCAGGCCGTGTCGGACGCACCCACATGGTTCGACCCCACTGGAAGCAGCTGA
- a CDS encoding helix-turn-helix domain-containing protein, with protein sequence MSRDHVQSAERTGPAAAAPGRAHPGTRPGSGSAEAPFLELLARGASAEAYERPVLLARAEGLPTEHIAELERAKLLALRVRSELEGRRRREAELSALFETAHDLAGLRDLDAVLRAIVQRARSLLGTDVAYLSLNDPARGDTYMRVTEGSVAARFQQLRLGMGEGLGGLVAQTARPYVTEDYFRDDRFRHTHSIDTGVRDEGLVAILGVPLMLGHHVIGVLFAADRRARVFEREQIALLGSFAALAAAALDTANLLAETRSALAGLERANEIIRDRSAVIERASDVHDRLAELVLRGGGVHDVAAAVSQVLDGTVEFTEATAAPAPALQSSRAEGHAVRHRDDWIAAVTAGDELLGALVLRGHPGLDPVDQRTLERAAMVTSLLLLARRSAAEAEQRVRGELLDDLLDARDRDPRLLRERAARLHADLDATHVVLAARLEGGTADADQEADARRRLWAAASHLAATRQGLAAARDGGTVLLLPLTTGDTATDLARRTARHLGTAVHEPVTVGASAPVEHLTAGPDTVASAYAEARRCLDALRLLGRSGDGSAAEDFGFLGLLLAGERDIAGFVDRTIGQVVAYDARRGTELVRTLDAYFACGMSPARTKDDLHVHVNTVAQRLDRVGRLLGDDWQSPARALEIQLALRLHRLSAGARPPAQP encoded by the coding sequence ATGTCCCGCGATCACGTGCAGTCCGCCGAGCGAACCGGCCCCGCCGCCGCAGCGCCGGGCCGGGCCCACCCAGGCACCCGCCCGGGCTCCGGCAGCGCCGAGGCGCCGTTCCTCGAGCTGCTGGCCCGCGGCGCGTCCGCCGAGGCCTACGAACGGCCGGTGCTCCTCGCCCGCGCCGAAGGACTGCCCACCGAGCACATCGCCGAGCTGGAGCGGGCAAAGCTGCTCGCCCTGCGCGTCCGCTCGGAGCTGGAGGGGCGCCGCCGCCGCGAGGCGGAACTGTCCGCGCTCTTCGAGACCGCCCACGACCTCGCCGGACTGCGCGACCTGGACGCCGTGCTCCGGGCCATCGTGCAGCGCGCCCGCTCGCTCCTCGGCACCGACGTCGCCTACCTCAGCCTGAACGACCCGGCCAGGGGCGACACGTACATGAGGGTCACCGAGGGCTCGGTCGCCGCCCGCTTCCAGCAGCTGCGCCTCGGCATGGGCGAAGGGCTCGGCGGCCTGGTCGCCCAGACCGCCCGCCCCTACGTCACCGAGGACTACTTCCGCGACGACCGGTTCCGGCACACCCACTCCATCGACACCGGTGTGCGCGACGAAGGGCTCGTCGCCATCCTCGGGGTGCCCCTGATGCTCGGGCACCACGTCATCGGCGTCCTGTTCGCCGCGGACCGGCGGGCCCGGGTCTTCGAGCGGGAGCAGATCGCCCTGCTCGGTTCCTTCGCGGCCCTCGCCGCGGCCGCCCTCGACACCGCCAACCTGCTCGCCGAGACCCGCTCCGCCCTCGCCGGCCTCGAGCGCGCCAACGAGATCATCCGGGACCGCAGCGCGGTCATCGAACGCGCCTCGGACGTCCACGACCGCCTCGCCGAGCTGGTCCTGCGCGGCGGCGGGGTGCACGACGTGGCCGCCGCCGTCTCCCAGGTCCTGGACGGCACCGTCGAGTTCACCGAGGCCACCGCGGCCCCCGCCCCGGCCCTGCAGTCCTCGCGGGCGGAGGGCCACGCGGTACGGCACCGGGACGACTGGATCGCCGCCGTGACCGCCGGCGACGAACTGCTCGGCGCGCTCGTCCTGCGCGGCCACCCCGGACTCGACCCCGTCGACCAGCGCACACTGGAGCGCGCGGCCATGGTCACCTCGCTGCTGCTGCTCGCCCGCCGCTCCGCCGCCGAGGCCGAACAGCGGGTCCGCGGCGAGCTGCTCGACGACCTGCTCGACGCCCGCGACCGGGACCCGCGCCTGCTGCGCGAGCGCGCCGCCCGGCTGCACGCCGACCTCGACGCCACCCACGTCGTGCTCGCCGCCCGCCTGGAGGGCGGCACCGCCGACGCCGACCAGGAGGCCGACGCCCGCAGACGGCTGTGGGCGGCGGCCTCGCACCTGGCGGCCACCCGTCAGGGCCTGGCCGCCGCACGCGACGGCGGCACGGTCCTGCTGCTGCCCCTGACCACCGGGGACACCGCCACCGACCTGGCCCGCCGCACCGCCCGCCACCTGGGAACGGCCGTCCACGAACCGGTCACCGTCGGCGCGTCGGCCCCCGTCGAACACCTCACCGCCGGCCCCGACACCGTGGCGTCCGCCTATGCGGAGGCCCGGCGCTGCCTCGACGCGCTGCGGCTGCTCGGCCGCTCCGGTGACGGCTCCGCGGCGGAGGACTTCGGCTTCCTGGGGCTGCTGCTGGCCGGCGAGCGGGACATCGCGGGCTTCGTGGACCGCACCATCGGCCAGGTCGTGGCGTACGACGCGCGACGCGGCACCGAGCTGGTGCGCACCCTCGACGCCTACTTCGCCTGCGGCATGAGCCCCGCCCGCACCAAGGACGACCTGCACGTCCATGTCAACACGGTCGCCCAGCGGCTGGACCGCGTCGGCCGTCTCCTCGGCGACGACTGGCAGAGCCCGGCCCGGGCCCTGGAGATCCAGCTCGCCCTGCGCCTGCACCGGTTGTCGGCGGGCGCCCGGCCACCCGCACAGCCCTGA
- a CDS encoding O-antigen ligase family protein: protein MTSAGPDADGERRTGPDTAGVVVLGACAVWPLITAAAGGGRPEGMLLAVLAVAAGYAAGRIGGALLPVAAPCAGALAGVGLTVTVPHLAPGPQITPPLGHAGATAAVLTLSAGAACCAAWAASAPAVRWALRLLAAGVAVTAAVLGSLTGCVAGAAVLLWSLAVGRIRHRGPAVGALAVAAAGVTGLTWAVAGNAVPEGLAASLEGRLTPHRVGLWRDALGMARDHAGLGVGPGRFGELSATSGQSPLSDGKPHSAPLQLAAEQGVAGPALLALVFGWLLYALWRSPRSTPVVLTAGAALTVLAALAAVGNALSFTAVSAGGGLLAGLATSRPFTDDTAHRAVAARPRGDRPTP from the coding sequence ATGACGTCCGCCGGTCCGGACGCGGACGGCGAGAGACGGACAGGGCCGGACACGGCGGGGGTCGTGGTGCTGGGGGCCTGTGCGGTCTGGCCGCTGATCACGGCGGCGGCCGGGGGCGGCCGGCCCGAGGGCATGCTGCTGGCGGTCCTGGCCGTGGCCGCGGGTTACGCGGCGGGCCGGATCGGCGGGGCGCTGCTGCCGGTGGCCGCGCCCTGCGCGGGTGCCCTGGCCGGCGTCGGTCTGACGGTGACGGTCCCGCATCTGGCACCAGGTCCGCAGATCACCCCTCCGCTGGGGCACGCCGGTGCGACGGCCGCCGTGCTGACCCTGTCGGCCGGCGCCGCCTGCTGTGCGGCCTGGGCGGCCTCCGCCCCGGCGGTGCGGTGGGCACTGCGTCTGCTGGCCGCGGGGGTGGCCGTCACCGCGGCGGTGCTGGGCTCGCTGACGGGCTGCGTCGCCGGCGCGGCGGTCCTGCTGTGGTCCCTGGCCGTGGGCCGGATACGGCACCGCGGTCCCGCCGTCGGCGCGCTGGCCGTGGCCGCCGCCGGTGTGACGGGACTGACCTGGGCGGTGGCCGGGAACGCCGTGCCGGAGGGGCTCGCCGCGTCGTTGGAGGGCCGGCTCACCCCGCACCGGGTGGGGCTGTGGCGGGACGCGCTGGGCATGGCCCGGGACCACGCGGGTCTGGGCGTGGGCCCGGGCCGTTTCGGCGAGCTGAGCGCGACGTCCGGCCAGTCCCCGCTGTCCGACGGCAAGCCCCACTCCGCGCCGCTGCAGCTGGCGGCCGAGCAGGGCGTCGCCGGGCCGGCGCTGCTGGCCCTGGTCTTCGGCTGGCTGTTGTACGCCCTGTGGCGCAGCCCCCGCTCCACGCCGGTGGTGCTCACCGCGGGCGCGGCGCTGACGGTCCTCGCCGCCCTCGCCGCGGTGGGCAACGCTCTGAGCTTCACGGCGGTCTCCGCGGGCGGCGGACTGCTGGCGGGACTGGCCACGTCGCGCCCCTTCACGGACGACACCGCACACCGCGCGGTCGCCGCACGTCCGCGCGGGGACCGGCCCACACCATGA
- the lnt gene encoding apolipoprotein N-acyltransferase: MTVTATSVGESDPMPPQTAPPARGRRLVRLLPAAAAALSGLLLYVSFPPRTLWWLALPAFAVFGWVLRGRNWKAALGLGYLFGLGFLLPLLVWTGVEVGPGPWIALVVIEAVFVALVGAGVAAVSKLPGWPVWAAALWIAGEAARARVPFSGFPWGKIAFGQADGVFLPLAALGGTPVLGFAVVLCGFGLLETARLALEARRTGTVRRAAAAVGVLSVAVPLVAALAARTLVDDRAETGAVTVAVIQGNVPRLGLDFNAQRRAVLDHHARETRRLAAEVAAGRAERPDIVLWPENSSDIDPFTNDDARDVIDEAAKAIGAPVSVGGVVARDGKLLNEQILWDPVKGPVDTYDKRQIQPFGEYLPLRSLVGAINADWTSMVRQDFSRGGEPGVFRMGGTGVGLVTCYEAAFDWAVRDTVTAGAQLISVPSNNATFGRSEMTYQQLAMSRVRAVEHSRAVTVPVTSGVSAIIMPDGRITQRTGMFVADSLVQEVPLRSSQTPATRLGVLPEIALVLVAVGGLGWAVGSGVRGRRTGDV; this comes from the coding sequence GTGACCGTCACCGCAACCTCCGTCGGCGAGTCGGACCCGATGCCGCCGCAGACCGCGCCCCCGGCGCGGGGCCGCCGGCTCGTGCGCCTCCTCCCGGCCGCCGCAGCCGCGCTCTCGGGCCTGCTCCTCTACGTCAGCTTCCCGCCGCGCACCCTGTGGTGGCTGGCCCTGCCCGCCTTCGCCGTCTTCGGCTGGGTGCTGCGCGGCCGGAACTGGAAGGCGGCCCTCGGTCTCGGCTACCTCTTCGGTCTCGGGTTCCTGCTGCCCCTGCTGGTGTGGACCGGCGTGGAGGTCGGCCCGGGTCCGTGGATCGCGCTGGTGGTGATCGAGGCGGTCTTCGTCGCGCTGGTCGGCGCCGGTGTCGCCGCGGTGTCCAAGCTGCCCGGATGGCCGGTGTGGGCGGCGGCGCTGTGGATCGCCGGTGAGGCGGCCCGCGCGCGGGTGCCGTTCAGCGGCTTCCCCTGGGGCAAGATCGCCTTCGGTCAGGCGGACGGTGTCTTCCTGCCGCTCGCCGCTCTCGGCGGCACCCCGGTGCTCGGCTTCGCCGTCGTGCTGTGCGGCTTCGGTCTCCTGGAGACCGCGCGGCTCGCCCTGGAGGCCCGCCGTACCGGGACCGTGCGGCGGGCCGCGGCGGCCGTCGGCGTGCTGAGCGTCGCCGTTCCGCTCGTGGCGGCCCTCGCGGCCCGGACCCTGGTCGACGACAGAGCCGAGACAGGCGCCGTGACCGTCGCGGTCATCCAGGGGAACGTGCCGCGCCTGGGCCTCGACTTCAACGCGCAGCGGCGCGCCGTCCTCGACCACCACGCGCGCGAGACGCGGCGCCTGGCCGCCGAGGTCGCGGCCGGCCGGGCGGAGCGGCCGGACATCGTGCTGTGGCCGGAGAACTCCTCCGACATCGACCCCTTCACCAACGACGACGCCCGCGACGTCATCGACGAGGCGGCCAAGGCCATCGGCGCGCCCGTCTCGGTCGGCGGCGTGGTCGCCAGGGACGGCAAGCTGCTCAACGAGCAGATCCTCTGGGACCCGGTGAAGGGCCCCGTCGACACCTACGACAAGCGGCAGATCCAGCCGTTCGGCGAGTACCTGCCGCTGCGCTCGCTCGTGGGGGCGATCAACGCCGACTGGACGTCCATGGTCCGCCAGGACTTCAGCCGGGGCGGCGAGCCCGGCGTGTTCCGCATGGGCGGTACCGGGGTGGGCCTGGTCACCTGCTACGAGGCCGCCTTCGACTGGGCGGTGCGCGACACCGTCACCGCGGGCGCCCAGCTGATCTCGGTGCCCAGCAACAACGCCACCTTCGGCCGCAGCGAGATGACCTACCAGCAGCTCGCCATGTCGCGGGTGCGCGCCGTGGAGCACAGCCGCGCCGTCACCGTCCCGGTGACCAGCGGCGTCAGCGCGATCATCATGCCCGACGGGCGGATCACGCAGCGGACCGGCATGTTCGTCGCCGACTCGCTGGTCCAGGAGGTCCCGCTGCGCTCCTCGCAGACCCCCGCCACCCGTCTCGGCGTCCTCCCGGAGATCGCCCTGGTGCTCGTCGCCGTGGGCGGCCTGGGCTGGGCCGTCGGCAGCGGGGTGCGCGGGCGGCGCACCGGTGACGTGTAG
- a CDS encoding MFS transporter, with product MSSPAAAPPAPNSLKRIVAASLIGTTIEWYDFFLYGSAAALVFNELFFPESDPLVGTLLSFLTYAVGFAARPLGALVFGHYGDRLGRKKLLVLSLLMMGGATFAIGLLPTHATIGSLAPVLLTVLRLVQGFALGGEWGGAVLLVSEHGDARRRGFWASWPQTGAPAGQLLATGVLSLLTALLSDSAFGSWGWRIPFLLSGVLVIVGLWIRLSVDESPVFKQALQQAEARTADAGAERMPVVAVLRHHWRDVLVAMGARMAENISYYVITAFILVYATTSAGVSKQTALNAVLVASAIHFATIPAWGALSDRWGRRPVYLIGAAGVGLWMFPFFALIDTGGFGSLLLAVTVGLVLHGAMYAPQAAFFSEMFATRMRYSGASIGAQFASVAAGAPAPLIATALLSDYGSSTPIALYVIAASLLTVVAVAAAKETRHRDLAEVAPSGDTGGPEKAPAAQDARTV from the coding sequence ATGTCGTCGCCCGCAGCCGCTCCACCCGCCCCGAACAGCCTCAAGCGGATCGTCGCCGCGTCCCTCATCGGCACCACCATCGAGTGGTACGACTTCTTCCTCTACGGCTCCGCCGCCGCGCTCGTCTTCAACGAACTGTTCTTCCCGGAGTCCGACCCCCTCGTCGGCACCCTGCTGTCGTTCCTCACGTACGCCGTCGGGTTCGCCGCGCGGCCGCTGGGCGCGCTGGTCTTCGGGCACTACGGGGACCGGCTCGGCCGCAAGAAGCTGCTGGTGCTGAGTCTGCTGATGATGGGCGGGGCCACGTTCGCGATCGGGCTGCTGCCGACGCACGCCACCATCGGCAGCCTCGCGCCCGTGCTGCTCACCGTGCTGCGGCTGGTGCAGGGCTTCGCGCTGGGCGGCGAGTGGGGTGGTGCCGTGCTGCTGGTGTCCGAGCACGGGGACGCGCGGCGGCGCGGGTTCTGGGCCTCGTGGCCGCAGACCGGCGCACCGGCGGGGCAGTTGCTGGCGACCGGTGTGCTGTCGCTGCTGACCGCCCTGCTGTCGGATTCGGCGTTCGGGTCCTGGGGCTGGCGGATCCCGTTCCTGCTCTCCGGTGTGCTGGTGATCGTCGGGCTGTGGATCCGTCTGTCGGTCGACGAATCGCCCGTGTTCAAGCAGGCGCTGCAACAGGCCGAGGCCCGCACGGCGGACGCCGGCGCCGAGCGGATGCCGGTCGTCGCCGTCCTGCGGCACCACTGGCGTGACGTGCTGGTGGCGATGGGGGCGCGGATGGCGGAGAACATCAGCTACTACGTGATCACCGCGTTCATCCTCGTGTACGCCACGACCTCGGCCGGAGTGTCGAAGCAGACCGCGCTCAACGCGGTGCTCGTCGCCTCGGCGATCCACTTCGCCACCATCCCGGCCTGGGGTGCGCTGTCCGACCGGTGGGGCCGGCGCCCGGTGTACCTGATCGGCGCGGCGGGTGTGGGACTGTGGATGTTCCCGTTCTTCGCGCTCATCGACACCGGCGGCTTCGGCAGCCTGCTCCTCGCGGTGACCGTGGGCCTGGTGCTGCACGGGGCGATGTACGCGCCGCAGGCCGCGTTCTTCTCCGAGATGTTCGCGACCCGGATGCGCTACTCCGGCGCCTCGATCGGTGCCCAGTTCGCCTCCGTCGCGGCAGGCGCCCCGGCGCCGCTGATCGCCACCGCGCTGCTCTCGGACTACGGCAGTTCGACGCCGATCGCGCTGTACGTCATCGCGGCGAGCCTGCTGACGGTCGTCGCCGTGGCGGCGGCCAAGGAGACCCGCCACCGCGATCTGGCGGAGGTGGCCCCGTCGGGTGACACGGGCGGGCCGGAGAAGGCTCCGGCCGCTCAGGACGCGCGGACGGTCTGA